The following coding sequences are from one Methanosarcina sp. WWM596 window:
- a CDS encoding sorbosone dehydrogenase family protein, with protein sequence MKVTRIILGFFAFVVLIFAAYAVLRTVPIDNCGENGAGPACIKLPPDFSIDYYAENVGGARSMTLSPGGTLFVGSRDTGKVYAVPDRNRDNKADEVIVLAKDLDMPNGVAFRNGSLYVAEVSRVIRYDNIEARLENPPEPVVVNGDFPSDRAHGWKYIKFGPDGKLYVPVGMPCNVCEKEEELYGTIMRMEHDGSQLEIFARGIRNTVGFAWNPETEELWFTDNGRDWLGDNLPPDELNRAPEPGMNFGFPYCHAGDIPDPEYGGLRNCSEFTPPEIKLDPHVASLGMTFYTGTMFPEEYRNQIFIAEHGSWNRKIPIGYRVTLVRLENGTPVSYEPFAEGWLLGLAAWGRPVDVLVMPDGALLVSDDKNNAIYRISYG encoded by the coding sequence ATGAAGGTAACAAGGATAATACTCGGATTTTTTGCTTTTGTTGTCCTTATTTTTGCAGCTTATGCCGTCCTGAGAACCGTGCCGATTGATAACTGCGGGGAAAACGGGGCAGGACCTGCCTGCATCAAGCTTCCACCCGATTTTTCTATTGATTATTACGCCGAAAATGTTGGAGGGGCAAGGTCCATGACCCTTAGTCCAGGCGGGACACTTTTTGTCGGAAGCCGGGACACGGGGAAGGTCTATGCCGTCCCTGATCGGAATAGGGACAATAAAGCCGATGAGGTAATTGTGCTTGCCAAAGACCTGGATATGCCAAATGGGGTGGCGTTCAGGAACGGCTCCCTGTATGTAGCCGAAGTTTCCAGGGTGATCCGCTATGACAATATTGAAGCAAGGCTTGAAAATCCACCCGAGCCAGTCGTGGTCAACGGAGATTTTCCATCCGACCGCGCACATGGATGGAAATACATCAAATTCGGTCCCGATGGAAAACTGTATGTGCCTGTGGGTATGCCGTGTAATGTTTGCGAAAAGGAAGAAGAGCTCTACGGAACGATAATGCGGATGGAACATGATGGGAGCCAGCTCGAAATCTTTGCAAGAGGAATAAGGAACACGGTAGGTTTTGCCTGGAATCCCGAAACTGAAGAATTGTGGTTTACTGACAATGGAAGGGACTGGCTTGGGGACAATTTGCCTCCGGACGAACTTAACAGGGCTCCCGAACCCGGTATGAATTTCGGCTTTCCCTACTGCCATGCAGGTGATATTCCTGACCCTGAATACGGAGGACTCAGAAACTGCTCCGAGTTCACACCACCTGAGATAAAACTGGACCCTCATGTGGCTTCTCTTGGGATGACCTTTTACACAGGCACGATGTTCCCTGAAGAATACAGGAACCAGATCTTTATTGCCGAGCACGGCTCCTGGAACAGGAAAATTCCCATAGGGTACAGGGTTACCCTGGTCAGGCTGGAAAACGGAACCCCTGTAAGTTATGAGCCTTTTGCCGAAGGTTGGCTCCTGGGACTTGCAGCCTGGGGTAGACCTGTGGACGTCCTTGTAATGCCTGACGGAGCTTTGCTTGTGTCAGATGATAAGAATAATGCAATCTACAGGATCAGTTACGGCTGA
- a CDS encoding PAS domain-containing protein, whose protein sequence is MGDSKSFEDSRKLKREVNEQLIGQLLSDDPNPILRVEKDGTIVYANRAAFPLLEDWGVREKERVPQALRHSILRVLALKSPEYLELTAGKKMYSIKLFPLSKEGCVNIYGLDISRQVEAEEKIRLLQTKLEKFVEKGVPEYINENEKLTEEITERKYIGKVLRNNLHFFEILLNTIPAPVFYKDSEGRYMGCNEIFARKVLGLAKEEIIGKKLFEIYRVPFSEVSREIHEQELKLLRKGGNDTYEKELVCADGIKRDYLVNRATFPDEKGKTNNMVAVMLDVTELKNTGKEIRNSIQFLNTLLNTMPNPTFYKDKDGAFIGFNEVFANQILGLPKEKIIGKTLPSLLPSLSLSIPEELTEYCHRVDLELARTGGNRSQDLELLCADGKIRDFLINRAAFKNEGGKTAGMVGVMQDITQIKRAEETLRNTANFLETLVDGIPSPVFQRDKDGIYLNCNETFANQIMGLLKEQVIGGSFAEFQKKIPKDLAEIYQLYDQELLKQGGSHYYETEVVCADGVKRDFLFHKATYEDSSGNVSGIAGVMLDITPRKAAEKQLWRSEERYRIAAEQTGQIVYDYYIGSKQVDWAGAIKELTGYSPEEFRQVGLEGLGDHIHPEDRERAWEAHERCMRTGDRYLEEYRFRRKDGIYFHVEDSSVYLRDKSGRISRIIGVLKDISERKIAREILEKSEERFRAVAERTGQLVYDYDLKTNRSTWEGAIEKLTGYSYEEFQKFIPEVWIEHLHPEDRQRAVETSKKCLETGENFHKEYRLRRKDGSYFYAEDNGFYIKDKDGKVYRTGGVIKDITERKSAQEKLVESEERFRIVAEQIGQGVYDYDIESDRFSWAGAVEEITGYGSEDPRISTRDLWESLIHPEDRKWAAGYYEQILKEGKNYQQDYRIRRKDGNYIHVKNNGVFLRDEKGRVYRMLGAIKDITERKLAQEKLEKNEERHRLAAEQTGQLVYDYEIESGKTDWAGAIEEITGYGKEEFQKFGKDKWISHIHPEERMRVVESIKRSLETGDRIQEEFRFRKKDGSYFYVENSGTVLKSEKGLPYRVIGVNKDITEKKLAREKLEKSEEKYRIAVEQTGQIVCDLDLEKGNIEWNGAIKELTGYSYEEFQKFTPQIWGKHIHPENREYVLKNIKEYLKRGGRFKQEFRFRRKDGSYFYVENSGIILENERGQTYRILGLTKDITEQKLAREKLEKSEERYRLIAEHIGQILYHDDYKKGITEWSGAIPKITGYSMEEFQKINTSSWLGLIHPKDRKRVNSAHEQCRKEGGNFFEEYRLKKADGSYVTVEDEGVYLKGENGNICKALGVIKDITEKKLTQKKLSESEERFRVATEQTGQIVFEHDHVTNVLTWGGAVTEITGYSIEEFQKFDSKMWFEHVHPKDRERVLVELKKFQKKDSHFRVEYRLRKKDGSHFDVEDSGIYLRNEEGQILKAVGVIKNITPIKLAMEQLRESEERFRIAVEKTGQLVYDYNVVSDRIKWAGAIGDISGYTHEEIHQLTTRELWKKHIHPEDYEKVVTYFRNVFKAGKSYTQEYRLKRKSGDYIYVEDCGTYLRNKEGRVYRMIGVIKNITERKLVTEELRRSEERFRIVAEQTGQLVYDYDILEDKINWTGAIKELTDYSEEEFKNLISLEDWKEFLHPEDRKRTVDSYQKCLEKGEKYREEYRLRRKDRTYLYVENRGVFLKDENGRIYRMLGTNKDITQLKLSIEKVKESEEKYRSFMQNFKGIAFQGDMYFNPFFMHGALEEITGYTEEEFLSGTILWPLLTAPEDRHLIYEDAVKMRTIPNTLIEREYRIRHKNGKLRWICELLQNISDSSGKPVLVQGSVYDITERKEAEESLAKIDEIRKKEIHHRIKNNLQVISSLLELQSDQFSEEKVVEAFRESQNRVVSMAIIHEELYRAGDTETLDFSAYLGKLTSDILRSYMVRQEDVKLKLEVDEVFLGMDTAIPLGIIINELVSNALKHAFPPGRKGEIQITLCRKDISENKNIGKIANNNSKGNLIKRSYLYKLVVSDNGLGFPENIDFRNTDSLGLQLVNILVEQLEGTIKMEKNRGTIFRISFTETR, encoded by the coding sequence ATGGGGGACTCTAAAAGCTTCGAAGACAGCAGAAAGCTCAAAAGGGAAGTAAATGAACAATTAATTGGACAGCTTCTTTCCGATGATCCGAATCCTATCCTGAGAGTGGAAAAGGATGGTACAATAGTCTATGCCAATAGGGCGGCGTTTCCTTTGCTGGAAGACTGGGGAGTCCGGGAAAAGGAAAGAGTCCCTCAAGCCCTGAGGCACAGCATCCTGAGAGTGCTTGCTCTAAAAAGTCCGGAATACCTGGAGCTTACTGCAGGAAAAAAGATGTACTCAATAAAGCTCTTCCCCCTCTCCAAAGAGGGCTGCGTAAACATTTACGGGCTTGACATAAGCAGGCAGGTGGAAGCGGAAGAAAAAATCAGGCTCCTTCAAACGAAACTGGAAAAATTCGTTGAAAAAGGAGTCCCGGAATACATTAATGAAAACGAGAAACTTACTGAAGAAATTACAGAGAGAAAGTATATTGGCAAGGTCCTCCGAAACAATTTGCACTTTTTTGAAATCCTTTTAAATACAATCCCGGCCCCGGTCTTCTACAAAGACAGTGAAGGCAGGTACATGGGATGCAATGAAATTTTTGCCAGAAAGGTCCTGGGGCTGGCAAAAGAGGAAATCATAGGCAAGAAACTCTTTGAGATATACAGGGTACCTTTTTCCGAAGTCTCCCGAGAAATCCACGAGCAGGAACTGAAACTTCTCAGAAAAGGGGGAAACGATACCTATGAAAAAGAGCTGGTTTGTGCCGACGGAATAAAAAGGGATTATCTGGTGAACAGGGCGACTTTTCCCGATGAGAAAGGAAAAACAAACAACATGGTTGCCGTAATGCTGGATGTAACCGAATTAAAAAATACTGGCAAAGAAATCCGAAACAGTATTCAATTTTTGAACACTTTGCTAAATACCATGCCAAACCCCACCTTTTACAAGGATAAAGACGGCGCCTTCATAGGCTTCAATGAGGTCTTTGCAAACCAGATTCTCGGACTCCCGAAGGAAAAAATCATCGGAAAAACTCTACCATCCCTCTTACCATCCCTCTCATTATCTATCCCGGAAGAACTTACTGAATACTGCCATAGGGTAGATTTAGAACTGGCCAGGACCGGAGGGAACCGAAGCCAGGACTTAGAGTTACTCTGTGCTGATGGAAAAATAAGAGACTTCCTGATTAACCGGGCTGCATTTAAGAATGAGGGAGGGAAAACAGCCGGCATGGTAGGGGTTATGCAGGACATAACCCAGATTAAGAGGGCAGAAGAAACCCTTCGGAACACCGCAAATTTTCTGGAAACCCTTGTTGACGGCATCCCGAGCCCGGTATTCCAGAGAGACAAAGACGGGATTTACCTGAACTGTAACGAAACCTTTGCCAACCAGATTATGGGGCTTCTGAAGGAACAGGTCATAGGAGGATCTTTTGCCGAATTTCAGAAAAAGATCCCTAAAGATCTTGCAGAAATCTACCAGCTGTATGACCAGGAGCTTCTCAAGCAGGGGGGAAGCCATTATTACGAGACAGAGGTAGTCTGTGCAGACGGTGTAAAAAGAGATTTCCTTTTCCACAAAGCCACTTATGAAGACAGTTCCGGAAATGTGAGTGGGATTGCAGGCGTCATGCTGGACATAACCCCACGCAAGGCAGCGGAAAAACAACTCTGGAGAAGCGAGGAGAGGTACCGCATCGCTGCCGAGCAGACAGGGCAGATTGTATATGATTATTACATTGGATCAAAGCAGGTTGACTGGGCGGGAGCAATCAAAGAGCTTACCGGATACAGCCCTGAAGAGTTCAGGCAGGTAGGCCTCGAAGGCTTGGGGGACCATATACATCCTGAAGACCGGGAAAGGGCCTGGGAAGCCCATGAAAGGTGCATGAGAACAGGGGATAGATACCTTGAAGAATATCGGTTCAGGAGAAAGGATGGGATCTATTTCCATGTGGAAGACAGCAGCGTGTACCTCAGGGACAAAAGTGGCCGCATATCCAGGATCATTGGAGTACTAAAGGACATAAGCGAGAGGAAAATAGCCCGGGAAATTCTGGAGAAAAGTGAAGAAAGATTCCGGGCAGTTGCAGAAAGGACAGGACAGCTTGTTTATGATTATGACTTGAAGACAAACCGGAGTACCTGGGAAGGAGCCATTGAAAAACTAACAGGATACAGTTATGAGGAGTTCCAGAAATTCATTCCTGAGGTCTGGATTGAACACCTCCATCCGGAAGACCGTCAGAGGGCTGTTGAAACCTCTAAAAAATGCCTGGAAACGGGGGAAAACTTCCATAAAGAGTACAGGCTCAGAAGAAAAGATGGCAGCTACTTCTACGCAGAGGACAACGGCTTTTACATAAAAGACAAGGATGGGAAGGTCTACAGGACTGGCGGGGTAATAAAAGACATCACTGAAAGAAAGTCCGCCCAGGAAAAACTGGTGGAAAGTGAGGAGAGGTTCCGCATCGTTGCCGAACAGATTGGGCAGGGAGTCTACGACTATGATATTGAGAGTGACCGGTTTTCCTGGGCGGGCGCGGTAGAAGAGATCACCGGGTACGGCAGCGAAGACCCCCGTATTTCTACCAGGGACCTCTGGGAATCTCTTATCCATCCTGAGGATAGGAAGTGGGCAGCCGGGTACTACGAACAGATCCTGAAAGAGGGGAAAAATTACCAACAGGACTACCGGATACGAAGGAAGGACGGAAACTACATCCATGTGAAAAATAACGGGGTTTTCCTGAGGGATGAGAAAGGCCGGGTATATCGGATGCTCGGTGCAATAAAAGACATCACTGAAAGAAAGCTCGCCCAGGAAAAACTTGAGAAAAATGAAGAAAGACACAGACTGGCAGCTGAACAGACAGGCCAGCTTGTGTACGATTATGAGATTGAATCGGGAAAAACAGACTGGGCCGGAGCTATTGAGGAGATTACGGGATACGGCAAAGAAGAATTCCAGAAATTCGGAAAAGACAAATGGATTTCACACATACACCCCGAAGAAAGAATGCGGGTGGTCGAAAGCATAAAGAGGTCTCTGGAAACCGGGGATAGGATTCAAGAAGAATTCAGGTTCAGAAAGAAAGACGGCAGCTATTTCTACGTGGAAAACAGCGGAACGGTTCTGAAAAGTGAAAAAGGGCTCCCTTACAGGGTCATTGGAGTGAATAAAGATATAACTGAAAAGAAACTCGCTCGTGAAAAGCTTGAGAAAAGTGAAGAAAAGTACCGCATCGCAGTTGAACAGACGGGACAGATTGTATGTGACCTGGACCTGGAAAAAGGAAACATTGAATGGAACGGAGCCATAAAGGAACTTACCGGGTATAGTTATGAGGAGTTCCAGAAATTCACTCCCCAGATCTGGGGCAAACATATCCACCCCGAAAACCGTGAGTATGTGCTCAAAAATATAAAAGAGTATTTAAAGAGAGGGGGAAGGTTCAAGCAAGAATTCAGGTTCAGAAGGAAAGACGGGAGCTATTTTTACGTAGAAAACAGTGGAATCATTCTTGAGAATGAAAGAGGACAGACGTATAGGATCCTCGGGTTAACGAAAGATATTACGGAACAGAAACTTGCCCGTGAAAAACTTGAAAAAAGCGAAGAAAGGTACCGCCTGATTGCAGAACATATCGGACAGATCCTGTATCATGACGACTATAAGAAAGGGATAACTGAATGGTCAGGAGCTATCCCCAAGATTACTGGATATAGCATGGAGGAATTTCAAAAAATCAACACCAGTAGCTGGCTTGGGTTGATCCATCCTAAAGACAGGAAAAGAGTGAATTCGGCACATGAACAGTGCAGAAAAGAAGGAGGGAATTTCTTTGAAGAGTACAGGCTCAAAAAGGCGGACGGGAGCTATGTCACCGTAGAAGACGAAGGGGTCTACCTTAAAGGCGAAAACGGAAACATATGCAAGGCACTTGGAGTTATCAAAGACATTACAGAGAAGAAGCTTACCCAGAAGAAACTTTCGGAAAGTGAGGAACGCTTCCGGGTCGCTACCGAACAGACCGGACAAATCGTCTTTGAGCATGACCATGTGACTAACGTACTTACCTGGGGAGGAGCAGTCACCGAAATTACCGGGTACAGCATAGAAGAATTCCAGAAATTTGACAGCAAGATGTGGTTTGAACATGTCCACCCCAAAGACCGGGAAAGGGTTCTTGTAGAACTCAAAAAATTCCAGAAAAAAGACAGCCACTTCCGTGTGGAATATAGATTAAGGAAGAAGGACGGAAGCCATTTCGATGTAGAAGACAGCGGGATCTACCTGCGGAACGAAGAAGGGCAGATCCTCAAGGCTGTCGGGGTAATAAAAAACATCACTCCCATAAAGCTTGCCATGGAACAACTCCGGGAAAGCGAGGAAAGGTTCCGCATAGCAGTAGAGAAGACAGGTCAGCTTGTATACGATTACAATGTAGTTTCAGACCGTATAAAATGGGCAGGGGCTATTGGGGACATTAGCGGTTACACCCATGAAGAAATACATCAGCTTACGACCAGGGAACTCTGGAAAAAGCACATCCACCCAGAGGACTATGAAAAAGTAGTTACGTATTTTAGAAACGTTTTCAAGGCCGGTAAGAGTTATACTCAGGAATACAGGCTTAAAAGAAAGTCCGGGGACTATATTTACGTGGAAGATTGTGGAACTTATTTGAGAAACAAAGAGGGCAGAGTCTACCGGATGATCGGGGTGATAAAAAACATCACTGAGAGGAAACTTGTAACTGAAGAATTGCGTAGAAGCGAAGAGAGGTTCCGCATCGTTGCCGAACAGACCGGGCAGCTGGTATACGACTATGATATTCTGGAGGATAAAATAAACTGGACAGGAGCTATCAAAGAACTTACGGATTACAGTGAAGAGGAATTTAAAAATTTAATCAGTCTGGAGGACTGGAAAGAGTTCTTACACCCGGAAGACCGCAAAAGAACGGTTGATTCATATCAAAAGTGCCTGGAAAAGGGAGAAAAGTACCGTGAAGAATACAGGTTAAGGAGAAAGGACAGGACCTATCTTTATGTGGAAAACAGGGGAGTATTCCTGAAGGATGAAAATGGACGCATATACAGGATGCTCGGGACAAATAAAGACATTACACAGCTCAAGCTTTCCATAGAGAAAGTTAAGGAGAGCGAAGAGAAGTACCGTTCATTTATGCAAAACTTCAAGGGGATTGCTTTCCAGGGCGATATGTACTTCAATCCGTTTTTCATGCACGGGGCTCTGGAAGAAATCACAGGATACACGGAAGAAGAATTTCTTTCTGGAACTATTCTCTGGCCCCTGTTAACAGCTCCCGAAGACCGTCACCTGATCTATGAAGATGCAGTAAAAATGAGAACTATTCCGAATACCCTTATCGAACGAGAATACAGGATAAGGCACAAGAATGGAAAATTGCGCTGGATCTGTGAGCTCCTTCAGAACATCTCCGATTCTTCAGGGAAACCCGTACTTGTGCAGGGCTCTGTCTACGACATTACCGAAAGAAAGGAAGCAGAAGAATCCCTGGCAAAAATCGATGAGATCCGCAAAAAAGAGATCCACCACCGGATAAAAAATAACCTCCAGGTAATATCCAGCCTCCTTGAACTGCAATCCGACCAGTTCAGCGAAGAGAAAGTGGTAGAGGCATTCAGGGAAAGCCAGAACCGTGTGGTGTCCATGGCCATTATCCACGAAGAGCTCTACAGGGCAGGAGACACCGAAACCCTTGATTTTTCAGCCTATCTCGGGAAACTTACCTCGGACATTCTACGCTCATATATGGTCAGGCAAGAGGACGTAAAGCTGAAGCTGGAGGTGGATGAGGTATTTCTGGGAATGGACACGGCAATCCCATTAGGGATCATTATCAACGAACTTGTCTCTAATGCCCTAAAACACGCTTTCCCTCCCGGAAGGAAAGGGGAAATCCAGATTACCCTCTGCCGGAAAGATATCAGCGAAAATAAAAACATAGGTAAGATCGCAAATAATAATAGTAAAGGGAATTTAATCAAGAGGAGTTACCTGTATAAACTGGTCGTTTCAGATAATGGGTTGGGTTTTCCGGAAAACATCGACTTCAGGAATACGGATTCACTGGGCCTGCAGCTAGTAAATATCCTTGTAGAACAGCTGGAGGGTACAATCAAAATGGAGAAGAACAGAGGAACTATATTCAGGATCAGTTTCACGGAAACCAGATAA
- a CDS encoding winged helix DNA-binding protein yields the protein MASASLTLGVPFLEDKNITATVHGTTYLWDTLEPLNDTVININSVPPQSMVAKNGVYSFELVPGDYTITARFYQNNTLIYSKEATFKIEDEGNYVFDLLLYPVSEYPVTEPISAKMNNPNSMAPPEQTGTSSSTISYLPIAFTLIILFGGGYKLSSKYKKTNKNRLQKGKFNIPGFLAKVPGKSTGSEVTSGFGNIGEAVFVTDPIIEPAGNSEIETAALKKPPLSADLCEVLDVIRGHKGRITQKNLRSKLEYSEVKVSLLLSDLEKRGLIKKFKNGRENIVILTDEKH from the coding sequence GTGGCATCTGCATCGCTCACTTTAGGGGTACCTTTCTTAGAAGACAAAAACATCACTGCAACAGTCCACGGGACAACATATTTATGGGATACCCTTGAACCACTGAACGATACTGTTATCAATATAAATTCAGTTCCTCCCCAATCCATGGTAGCAAAAAACGGTGTGTATTCCTTTGAACTGGTGCCCGGAGACTATACTATTACAGCCAGGTTTTACCAGAACAATACCCTCATCTATTCAAAAGAAGCAACTTTCAAGATTGAAGATGAAGGAAATTATGTTTTCGATCTCTTGCTTTATCCAGTCTCCGAATATCCGGTAACAGAACCAATTTCAGCTAAAATGAATAACCCCAATAGCATGGCTCCTCCCGAACAAACCGGGACTAGCTCTTCAACTATAAGTTACCTTCCAATAGCCTTTACGCTTATTATTCTGTTCGGAGGGGGCTATAAACTTTCCAGCAAATACAAAAAGACGAATAAAAATAGGCTTCAGAAAGGAAAGTTCAATATACCCGGGTTTCTGGCAAAAGTCCCCGGTAAAAGTACTGGTTCGGAAGTGACGTCTGGATTCGGAAATATTGGGGAAGCTGTCTTCGTAACGGATCCAATAATAGAACCTGCAGGTAATTCTGAAATTGAAACTGCTGCTCTTAAAAAACCTCCTCTTTCTGCAGATCTGTGTGAAGTCCTGGATGTTATTCGAGGCCATAAAGGCAGGATTACCCAGAAAAATCTACGCAGCAAGCTGGAATATTCCGAAGTAAAAGTCAGCCTTCTGCTTTCAGACCTGGAAAAGAGAGGACTGATTAAGAAGTTCAAGAATGGACGTGAAAATATTGTGATTTTAACGGATGAGAAGCACTAA
- a CDS encoding undecaprenyl-diphosphatase codes for MITDPNLTLFHIINDIAGKNFAFDTTMIFAAQYLICIFAAYLAYTWLAKNEYRQEALFAGYAALLGLGINFIITLFYFHPRPFMIPTGTLLIAHVAESSFPSDHATIMFSVSLMLLTSRDLRCNGTILFILAFLSGLARVYAGLHFPMDMAGSLLVASFSVGILLVLKKYLIPVNRILITYFENIEKKLTKGNLKT; via the coding sequence ATGATAACGGATCCGAATCTGACATTATTTCATATCATCAATGATATAGCTGGAAAGAACTTTGCTTTTGATACTACTATGATATTTGCAGCGCAGTATCTCATTTGTATTTTTGCTGCTTATCTTGCATATACCTGGCTTGCAAAAAATGAATATCGTCAGGAAGCTCTGTTTGCCGGATATGCAGCCCTTCTTGGCCTGGGAATAAATTTCATCATTACTCTGTTTTATTTTCACCCGAGACCCTTTATGATCCCCACCGGGACACTCCTTATCGCGCATGTCGCCGAGTCTTCTTTTCCGTCTGACCATGCTACTATAATGTTTTCTGTTTCCCTGATGCTCCTGACATCCAGAGATTTGAGGTGCAACGGGACGATATTATTCATACTTGCGTTCCTCAGCGGGCTCGCGAGGGTTTATGCAGGGCTGCATTTCCCTATGGATATGGCGGGTTCCCTGCTTGTCGCATCATTTTCTGTCGGGATATTGCTTGTCCTGAAAAAATATCTGATTCCTGTTAATCGCATATTGATTACCTATTTTGAAAATATTGAGAAGAAGCTCACAAAAGGTAATTTGAAAACATAG
- a CDS encoding N-6 DNA methylase: MFISTFIPTKELSGKFRTAHDMMRNIDGLQPQEAFDELLKYIFLKTQSEIKGDILDCEKRLCDSGSFLILENEQYTKLNKLLYNYLERVEWLETIWNNKKFNLSKKALIAIHEIFKDVTLTDISVDKKSAALRTFLTPDIRKGLGIFLTPDEVVKSIVEYIDPKPGEKILDLACGSATFLIESCKRLQNNSPNISNFELYGLDKNPRMLLLAQLNLGFDEKCIFHNKLADSLFVKEGSIDWYVANSFDIIITNPPFGVILDSDQYDLSKYSVCLNKKRQYSELVFLEKCMKLLKPGGRLGIVLPRSVVTNSSFFNERRELSKYGYIESIVVLPAETFQISGTQTTTILLFAKKYSYPEEMEEKSFVKYVNILNIGYDSTGRFRDGNELPYLASNLKDNCEGCEKKLKLIQLGPTKKSSTLSNIRELMLKRFESEDCMKLGELTTYVGTGRTPPRSKYSKNDEGLFLVKVGNLTGKGIDWLPRDRNFIGEDEKKKRENSSTNLMLQKNDILLTSSAHSPKYIAEKVDFIEEIPGVIGGQASYVGEVMLIRPDIKKIDPYLLYIYLSLPSTKEKIQSMITGQTAHLNSNDLKSLTVPMDYIESTHELNKFKEIVKQQVKLAAELNCTIFKKLKLINLVESSNIGRDL; this comes from the coding sequence ATGTTTATTTCCACATTTATCCCAACTAAAGAGCTTTCAGGTAAGTTTCGAACTGCGCATGACATGATGCGCAACATTGATGGATTGCAACCTCAAGAAGCGTTTGATGAATTATTGAAATATATATTTTTAAAAACTCAAAGTGAAATAAAGGGGGATATTCTTGATTGCGAGAAAAGATTGTGTGATAGCGGATCTTTTCTCATACTGGAAAATGAACAATATACTAAATTGAACAAACTTCTTTATAATTATTTAGAACGAGTTGAATGGCTTGAAACTATATGGAATAATAAAAAATTCAACTTATCAAAAAAAGCACTTATTGCAATACATGAGATATTTAAAGATGTCACACTAACTGATATTTCTGTAGACAAAAAAAGTGCAGCTTTAAGGACTTTTCTAACGCCTGATATTAGAAAAGGTTTAGGAATATTTCTGACTCCTGATGAAGTCGTAAAGAGCATTGTTGAATATATTGATCCAAAACCCGGAGAAAAAATTTTGGATTTAGCATGTGGTTCAGCAACATTCTTGATAGAATCCTGCAAACGTTTGCAAAATAATTCCCCAAATATTTCAAATTTTGAATTATATGGCTTAGATAAAAACCCTCGCATGCTATTACTTGCTCAGCTGAACTTAGGTTTTGATGAAAAGTGCATATTTCATAACAAACTTGCAGACTCCTTATTCGTTAAAGAGGGAAGTATTGATTGGTATGTAGCAAACTCTTTTGACATAATAATTACAAATCCTCCATTTGGAGTAATTCTTGATAGTGACCAATATGATTTATCTAAATATTCAGTATGTTTAAACAAAAAAAGGCAATATAGTGAATTAGTTTTTCTGGAAAAATGCATGAAATTACTAAAACCAGGGGGTAGATTGGGTATAGTACTACCCAGAAGTGTAGTAACTAATTCTTCCTTTTTCAATGAGAGAAGAGAATTGAGCAAATATGGCTACATTGAAAGTATTGTAGTGCTGCCGGCGGAAACATTCCAGATTTCGGGAACTCAAACAACAACCATATTATTATTTGCAAAAAAATATTCGTACCCGGAGGAAATGGAGGAAAAATCCTTTGTAAAATATGTAAATATATTAAATATAGGTTATGATAGCACTGGAAGATTTAGGGACGGAAATGAATTACCATATTTAGCTTCTAACCTAAAAGATAATTGTGAAGGCTGTGAAAAAAAATTAAAACTAATTCAATTAGGTCCCACAAAAAAAAGCAGTACGTTATCAAATATTAGAGAACTAATGTTGAAACGGTTCGAGTCTGAAGATTGTATGAAATTGGGAGAGCTAACTACATATGTTGGGACAGGTAGAACCCCACCAAGAAGCAAATATAGTAAGAATGATGAAGGTTTATTTTTGGTGAAAGTTGGAAATTTAACAGGAAAAGGAATAGATTGGCTACCCAGAGATAGAAATTTTATAGGCGAAGATGAAAAAAAGAAACGTGAAAATAGCAGTACAAATTTAATGCTTCAAAAGAATGACATTTTATTAACAAGCTCGGCTCACTCCCCAAAATACATCGCAGAAAAGGTAGATTTTATAGAAGAAATCCCGGGGGTGATTGGTGGTCAGGCTTCATACGTAGGCGAAGTCATGCTAATAAGACCTGATATTAAAAAAATTGATCCCTACCTCTTATATATTTATTTATCACTTCCTTCAACGAAAGAAAAAATTCAAAGTATGATTACAGGGCAAACTGCACACTTGAATTCGAATGATTTGAAAAGCTTGACCGTCCCAATGGATTATATCGAGAGCACACATGAATTAAATAAATTCAAAGAAATTGTGAAACAACAAGTTAAACTTGCTGCTGAATTAAATTGCACAATCTTCAAAAAATTGAAGTTAATCAATTTGGTAGAGTCCTCAAATATAGGCAGAGATCTTTGA